One window from the genome of Nicotiana sylvestris chromosome 9, ASM39365v2, whole genome shotgun sequence encodes:
- the LOC104238487 gene encoding probable myosin-binding protein 4, with product MAARGISSGKQRNPRGFMTVLSSAACEWFLIFMLFLDTALSYLITKFASYYELQTPCMLCSRFDHVFGNKKTGCYRRLLCRNHKEEISFQVFCHVHGNLADVRAMCEECLVSFATENVLVKESDNLMMAKLGNKSFIPSSPGPWSCSCCHKTWRARSSAQRLLQLTSVGFGASKANVKPPLPRAPGRSRFSRRDSFKKIRDKISGPDSPRARTAGVDPLSHVGYTELKITSDSESEIQISDDDDGCSATRSKNDSRSEDNVRSGKGTTQKIGTEAATPENQVRQSSESRPSLLDQPMQLATSSGKNVCFRACDDFVGHGLAELDWENLSPKASPSVMPELVSLDNITQSHNILENHHTSGVISQPNIFLPRISDLSVLSELISATNLPSSSINIQETNLTEATDGGNNITVKDNAKAPIDLDDSAPSIPKQIQADISALSYGERKVSDRLGEPSAISDAGKAGEGMKSLPQLSTSEMDGIQTASHRNHDHGNDHQRSDASSSDGVRLRPKSTFVERDDSGNEPADGFSINEIEGESIVDRLKRQVEHERLRPKSAFVERDDSGNEPADGFSINEIEGESIVDRLKRQVEHDQRCINALYKELEEERSASAIAANQAMAMITRLQEEKASLHMEALQYLRMMEEQAEYDMEALERANDLLAEREKELQDLEAELELFRNNYTDELAAEDPGKEDKNQKGEKVMTENNSLDHIENKLSGSSDSKTAKISKNCDKPREFNDSICNFEDEKLRISQYLKNLEKKLFQVSGRQVSDNVSYNGYSERIEKDVDDQVKKKTADMRTTNSQQEESSSSMRNDFPKSNGGSTDKPADLGNGIVSEDKNNLDIKHKKVSSLGGEIDVAAIGNEISELNGRLQALENDCNFLMHAFNSLQNGHEGIQFIQEIAHRLQEIRKIEIKTR from the exons ATGGCTGCAAGAGGGATTTCATCTGGTAAGCAGAGAAATCCGCGGGGATTTATGACAGTATTGTCTTCTGCGGCTTGTGAATGGTTCTTGATCTTTATGTTGTTTTTAGATACGGCATTGTCATACTTGATCACCAAATTTGCCAGTTACTATGAGTTGCAGACGCCATGTATGTTGTGCTCACGGTTTGATCACGTATTTGGAAACAAGAAAACTGGATGTTATAGGAGACTTTTGTGCAGAAACCATAAAGAGGagatatcatttcaagtgttttGTCATGTTCATGGTAATCTTGCTGATGTTCGTGCTATGTGTGAAGAATGCCTTGTTTCATTTGCTACTGAGAACGTACTTGTTAAAGAGTCGGATAATTTGATGATGGCTAAACTGGGGAATAAGAGTTTTATACCTAGTTCTCCTGGCCCGTGGAGCTGTTCTTGTTGTCACAAGACGTGGAGAGCTCGATCAAGTGCTCAAAGATTGCTCCAGCTAACTTCAGTTGGTTTTGGTGCTTCTAAGGCCAATGTCAAACCTCCTCTACCACGAGCACCAGGTCGTAGCCGTTTCAGCCGCCGTGATAGCTTTAAGAAAATCAGGGATAAGATTTCTGGGCCAGACTCACCTAGGGCAAGGACTGCTGGTGTTGACCCTTTATCACATGTAGGATATACAGAGCTGAAGATTACTTCAGATTCTGAGTCTGAAATCCAGATTTCTGATGATGATGACGGATGTTCTGCTACTCGCAGTAAAAATGATTCTAGATCAGAAGACAATGTTCGAAGTGGCAAAGGAACAACACAGAAAATAGGAACTGAGGCTGCGACTCCAGAGAATCAGGTTCGACAATCATCTGAATCCAGGCCTTCTCTTTTGGATCAGCCAATGCAGCTGGCCACCAGCTCGGGCAAAAATGTGTGTTTTCGGGCATGTGATGATTTTGTAGGGCATGGCTTAGCAGAACTTGATTGGGAAAATCTTTCTCCTAAGGCCAGTCCTTCGGTAATGCCAGAGCTCGTTTCATTAGATAATATCACCCAGTCACACAACATTTTAGAAAATCATCACACATCAGGAGTGATTTCACAGCCGAACATTTTTCTCCCTCGTATCTCAGACCTCTCTGTACTGTCGGAGCTCATATCAGCAACCAATTTGCCTTCGTCCAGTATTAACATCCAAGAGACAA ATTTGACTGAAGCAACTGATGGAGGAAACAACATAACTGTGAAGGATAATGCGAAAGCTCCAATTGATTTAGATGACAGTGCTCCATCTATACCAAAGCAAATTCAAGCCGATATATCTGCTCTGAGCTACGGAGAGAGAAAAGTATCAGATAGGCTTGGAGAACCAAGTGCAATAAGTGATGCTGGAAAAGCTGGAGAAGGTATGAAGTCACTCCCCCAACTTTCTACTTCTGAGATGGATGGAATTCAAACTGCAAGTCATAGGAATCATGATCATGGCAATGACCACCAAAGAAGTGATGCCTCTAGCTCCGACGGGGTACGTCTGCGTCCAAAATCTACCTTCGTGGAGAGAGATGATTCTGGTAATGAACCAGCAGATGGATTCAGCATCAATGAAATTGAGGGCGAAagtattgttgataggttgaaaCGACAAGTTGAACATGAACGTCTGCGTCCAAAATCTGCCTTCGTGGAGAGAGATGATTCTGGTAATGAACCAGCAGATGGATTCAGCATCAATGAAATTGAGGGCGAAagtattgttgataggttgaaaCGACAAGTTGAACATGATCAGAGATGCATAAATGCTCTGTACAAGGAACTGGAGGAAGAAAGGAGTGCTTCAGCCATTGCTGCAAATCAGGcaatggctatgatcacaaggTTGCAAGAGGAGAAGGCATCACTTCATATGGAGGCTTTGCAATATTTAAGAATGATGGAAGAACAAGCCGAGTATGATATGGAGGCACTAGAAAGAGCTAACGATCTCCTTGCTGAAAGGGAGAAAGAGTTGCAAGATCTGGAAGCAGAATTAGAATTATTTAGGAATAATTATACAGATGAATTAGCAGCAGAGGATCCAGGCAAGGAGGATAAAAACCAGAAAGGGGAAAAAGTAATGACTGAAAATAATAGTCTAGATCATATTGAGAACAAGCTCAGTGGCAGTTCAGATTCCAAAACTGCTAAAATATCCAAAAACTGTGATAAACCTAGAGAGTTTAACGATTCAATATGTAACTTCGAGGATGAAAAGCTCCGCATTTCACAATATCTGAAGAACTTGGAGAAAAAGCTTTTTCAAGTTTCTGGCAGACAGGTCTCAGATAATGTTTCTTATAATGGATATTCAGAAAGGATAGAGAAAGATGTTGATGATCAAGTCAAGAAAAAAACTGCTGATATGAGAACTACTAATTCCCAACAGGAGGAGAGTTCTTCATCCATGCGCAATGATTTTCCAAAATCAAATGGAGGCTCCACTGACAAGCCTGCTGATTTAGGCAATGGTATTGTTAGTGAAGATAAGAATAATTTGGACATTAAGCATAAAAAAGTTTCCTCTCTTGGAGGTGAAATTGATGTAGCTGCTATTGGGAATGAAATTTCAGAGCTTAATGGGAGGTTACAAGCACTTGAGAATGACTGTAATTTCCTCATGCATGCTTTTAACTCGCTCCAGAATGGACATGAGGGGATACAGTTTATTCAGGAAATAGCTCATCGGCTGCAAGAAATACGGAAAATTGAGATTAAGACGAGATGA